A region from the Vulpes lagopus strain Blue_001 chromosome 5, ASM1834538v1, whole genome shotgun sequence genome encodes:
- the LOC121491238 gene encoding translationally-controlled tumor protein-like — translation MIIYQDLISHDEMFSDIYKIREIAAGLCLEVEGMMVSRTEGNIDDSLIGGTASAEGPEAEGTESTVITGVDIVMKHHLQETSFTKEAYEKYIKDYMNSIKGKLEEQRPKRVKPFMTGAAEQIKHILANFKNYQFFIGENMNPDGMVALLDYREDGVTPYMIFFKDGLEMEKC, via the coding sequence ATGATCATCTACCAGGACCTCATCAGCCATGATGAGATGTTCTCCGACATCTACAAGATCCGGGAGATCGCGGCCGGGCTGTGCCTGGAGGTGGAGGGGATGATGGTCAGTAGGACAGAGGGTAACATTGACGACTCGCTCATTGGTGGAACTGCCTCTGCGGAAGGCCCGGAGGCCGAAGGTACCGAAAGCACAGTAATCACTGGTGTCGATATTGTCATGAAGCATCACTTGCAGGAAACCAGCTTCACAAAAGAAGCCTACGAGAAGTACATCAAAGATTACATGAACTCAATCAAAGGCAAACTTGAAGAACAGAGGCCAAAAAGAGTAAAGCCCTTCATGACAGGGGCTGCAGAACAAATCAAGCACATCCTTGCTAATTTCAAAAACTACCAGTTCTTTATTGGTGAAAACATGAATCCAGATGGCATGGTTGCCCTCCTGGACTACCGTGAGGACGGTGTGACCCcttatatgattttctttaaggatggtttagaaatggaaaaatgttaa